The Prionailurus viverrinus isolate Anna chromosome B4, UM_Priviv_1.0, whole genome shotgun sequence genome has a window encoding:
- the LOC125170473 gene encoding solute carrier family 26 member 10-like isoform X3 has product MSGLPGAGTSPGLGEASDLKFPLGAKFREPLTEARFQRLFGDAEQAPELRAEPRSSRLCRRWRRLASACSGPGAWRLLRARLPPLRWLPHYRWRAWLLGDAVAGVTVGIVHVPQGMAFALLTSVPPVFGLYTSFFPVLIYTLLGTGRHLSTGTFAVLSLMTGSAVERLVPEPLGGNLSGIEREQLDAQRVGSAAALAFGSGALMLGMFALQLGVLSTFLSEPVVKALTSGAALHVLVSQLPSLLGLPLPRQIGCFSLFKTLAAVLTALPRSSPAELTISALSLALLVPVKELNVRFRDKLPTPIPGEIVMVLLASVLCFTSSLDTRYNVQIVGLLPGGFPQPHLPDLAELPRILADSLPIALVTFAVSASLASIYADKYSYTIDSNQELLAHGISNLISSLFSCFPNSATLATTSLLVDAGGNTQLAGLFSCIVVLSVLLWLGPFFYYLPKAVLACINISSMRQMFFQMQELPQLWRISRMDFAVWMVTWVAVVILSVDLGLAVGVVFSMMTVVCRTQRVQCLALGLAEGTELYRPLEESHKLLKVPGLCILRYPTPLYFGTRGQFRRILEWHLGLGEGRKETPKLDGPPDAVAEPVRVVVLDCSGITFADAAGAREVVQLARRCRDAGIHLLLAQCNASVLGTLTQAGLLDRVTPEQLFVSVQDAAAHALERLEPTGPKTCTVWV; this is encoded by the exons ATGAGTGGGCTACCGGGCGCCGGGACCAGCCCAGGCCTGGGAGAGGCCTCCGACCTTAAGTTCCCTCTGGGCGCCAAGTTCAGGGAACCTCTCACCGAGGCTCGGTTCCAGCGGCTCTTCGGAGACGCAGAGCAGGCGCCGGAGCTACGCGCGGAGCCTCGCTCGTCCCGACTGTGCAGACGGTGGAGGCGGTTGGCCAGCGCTTGCTCCGGGCCGGGGGCGTGGCGCCTGCTGCGGGCGCGGCTGCCCCCGCTGCGTTGGCTGCCCCACTACCGCTGGCGGGCCTGGCTGCTCGGGGATGCCGTGGCCGGGGTGACCGTGGGCATCGTGCACGTGCCCCAGG GCATGGCTTTTGCCCTCCTGACCTCAGTGCCTCCAGTGTTCGGACTCTACACTTCTTTCTTCCCTGTCCTCATTTACACCTTGTTGGGGACTGGTAGACACCTGTCCACAG GAACTTTCGCGGTACTCAGCCTCATGACAGGCTCGGCGGTGGAACGGCTGGTGCCCGAACCCCTCGGGGGGAACCTGAGCGGAATCGAAAGGGAACAGTTGGACGCTCAGCGGGTTGGGTCGGCTGCAGCCTTGGCCTTCGGTAGCGGGGCGCTGATG CTGGGCATGTTCGCGCTGCAGCTCGGCGTCCTGTCCACCTTTTTGTCGGAGCCGGTGGTCAAAGCGCTGACCAGCGGGGCCGCGCTGCACGTGCTCGTGTCCCAGCTGCCGAGCCTTTTGGGGTTGCCCCTCCCGCGCCAGATtggctgcttctctctcttcaaG ACGCTGGCCGCTGTGCTGACCGCGCTGCCCCGGAGCAGTCCGGCCGAACTGACCATCTCGGCACTCAGCCTGGCGCTGCTCGTGCCGGTCAAAGAATTGAACGTGAGATTCCGAGACAAGCTACCCACCCCGATCCCGGGGGAAATCGTTATG GTGCTTCTGGCCTCTGTGCTGTGCTTCACCTCTTCCCTGGACACAAGATACAACGTCCAGATTGTGGGGCTGCTGCCTGGGGG ATTTCCCCAACCCCATCTTCCCGACctggctgagctgcccaggaTTCTGGCTGACTCACTGCCCATCGCACTGGTTACTTTTGCTGTGTCCGCCTCCCTGGCCTCCATCTATGCAGACAAGTATAGCTACACTATTGACTCCAACCAG GAGCTCTTGGCACATGGTATCTCCAACCTcatctcctccctcttctcctgctttcccaactctgccactttgGCCACCACCAGCCTACTAGTGGATGCTGGTGGGAACACACAG CTGGCAGGTCTCTTCTCCTGCATAGTTGTCCTGTCAGTGCTGCTGTGGCTGGGGCCCTTCTTCTACTATCTGCCCAAG GCTGTCCTGGCTTGCATCAACATCTCCAGCATGCGCCAGATGTTCTTCCAGATGCAGGAACTTCCACAACTATGGCGCATCAGCCGCATGGACTTT GCTGTATGGATGGTCACGTGGGTGGCCGTAGTGATCCTGAGTGTGGACTTGGGCCTGGCCGTGGGCGTGGTCTTCTCCATGATGACTGTGGTCTGCCGCACCCAGAG ggtgcagtgcctggcacttggaCTTGCTGAGGGGACGGAGCTCTACAGGCCACTCGAAGAGAGCCACAAG CTCCTCAAGGTCCCGGGGCTCTGCATCCTGAGATACCCAACACCGCTCTACTTTGGGACCCGCGGACAGTTCCGCCGCATCCTGGAGTGGCACCTGGGGCTTGGAGAAGGACGCAAG GAGACTCCCAAGCTAGATGGCCCACCTGATGCAG TTGCTGAGCCTGTCAGAGTGGTGGTCCTAGACTGCAGTGGTATCACCTTTGCAGATGCTGCTGGAGCCAGAGAGGTGGTACAG CTAGCCAGGCGATGCCGAGATGCTGGGATCCACCTTCTCCTGGCTCAGTGTAATG CCTCAGTGCTGGGGACACTGACCCAGGCAGGACTCTTGGACAGAGTGACCCCAGAGCAGCTGTTTGTGAGTGTCCAGGACGCAGCTGCTCATGCCCTGGAGAGACTG GAGCCTACAGGTCCAAAGACATGCACAGTGTGGGTCTGA
- the LOC125170473 gene encoding solute carrier family 26 member 10-like isoform X1 has product MSGLPGAGTSPGLGEASDLKFPLGAKFREPLTEARFQRLFGDAEQAPELRAEPRSSRLCRRWRRLASACSGPGAWRLLRARLPPLRWLPHYRWRAWLLGDAVAGVTVGIVHVPQGMAFALLTSVPPVFGLYTSFFPVLIYTLLGTGRHLSTGTFAVLSLMTGSAVERLVPEPLGGNLSGIEREQLDAQRVGSAAALAFGSGALMLGMFALQLGVLSTFLSEPVVKALTSGAALHVLVSQLPSLLGLPLPRQIGCFSLFKTLAAVLTALPRSSPAELTISALSLALLVPVKELNVRFRDKLPTPIPGEIVMVLLASVLCFTSSLDTRYNVQIVGLLPGGFPQPHLPDLAELPRILADSLPIALVTFAVSASLASIYADKYSYTIDSNQELLAHGISNLISSLFSCFPNSATLATTSLLVDAGGNTQLAGLFSCIVVLSVLLWLGPFFYYLPKAVLACINISSMRQMFFQMQELPQLWRISRMDFAVWMVTWVAVVILSVDLGLAVGVVFSMMTVVCRTQRVQCLALGLAEGTELYRPLEESHKLLKVPGLCILRYPTPLYFGTRGQFRRILEWHLGLGEGRKETPKLDGPPDAVAEPVRVVVLDCSGITFADAAGAREVVQLARRCRDAGIHLLLAQCNGESLSAGDTDPGRTLGQSDPRAAVCECPGRSCSCPGETGAYRSKDMHSVGLTRSFGVWRAPTICARGVSSLHVTNKTKLRATGVHEVSLGVHTPALGAPFSMPAALQRHN; this is encoded by the exons ATGAGTGGGCTACCGGGCGCCGGGACCAGCCCAGGCCTGGGAGAGGCCTCCGACCTTAAGTTCCCTCTGGGCGCCAAGTTCAGGGAACCTCTCACCGAGGCTCGGTTCCAGCGGCTCTTCGGAGACGCAGAGCAGGCGCCGGAGCTACGCGCGGAGCCTCGCTCGTCCCGACTGTGCAGACGGTGGAGGCGGTTGGCCAGCGCTTGCTCCGGGCCGGGGGCGTGGCGCCTGCTGCGGGCGCGGCTGCCCCCGCTGCGTTGGCTGCCCCACTACCGCTGGCGGGCCTGGCTGCTCGGGGATGCCGTGGCCGGGGTGACCGTGGGCATCGTGCACGTGCCCCAGG GCATGGCTTTTGCCCTCCTGACCTCAGTGCCTCCAGTGTTCGGACTCTACACTTCTTTCTTCCCTGTCCTCATTTACACCTTGTTGGGGACTGGTAGACACCTGTCCACAG GAACTTTCGCGGTACTCAGCCTCATGACAGGCTCGGCGGTGGAACGGCTGGTGCCCGAACCCCTCGGGGGGAACCTGAGCGGAATCGAAAGGGAACAGTTGGACGCTCAGCGGGTTGGGTCGGCTGCAGCCTTGGCCTTCGGTAGCGGGGCGCTGATG CTGGGCATGTTCGCGCTGCAGCTCGGCGTCCTGTCCACCTTTTTGTCGGAGCCGGTGGTCAAAGCGCTGACCAGCGGGGCCGCGCTGCACGTGCTCGTGTCCCAGCTGCCGAGCCTTTTGGGGTTGCCCCTCCCGCGCCAGATtggctgcttctctctcttcaaG ACGCTGGCCGCTGTGCTGACCGCGCTGCCCCGGAGCAGTCCGGCCGAACTGACCATCTCGGCACTCAGCCTGGCGCTGCTCGTGCCGGTCAAAGAATTGAACGTGAGATTCCGAGACAAGCTACCCACCCCGATCCCGGGGGAAATCGTTATG GTGCTTCTGGCCTCTGTGCTGTGCTTCACCTCTTCCCTGGACACAAGATACAACGTCCAGATTGTGGGGCTGCTGCCTGGGGG ATTTCCCCAACCCCATCTTCCCGACctggctgagctgcccaggaTTCTGGCTGACTCACTGCCCATCGCACTGGTTACTTTTGCTGTGTCCGCCTCCCTGGCCTCCATCTATGCAGACAAGTATAGCTACACTATTGACTCCAACCAG GAGCTCTTGGCACATGGTATCTCCAACCTcatctcctccctcttctcctgctttcccaactctgccactttgGCCACCACCAGCCTACTAGTGGATGCTGGTGGGAACACACAG CTGGCAGGTCTCTTCTCCTGCATAGTTGTCCTGTCAGTGCTGCTGTGGCTGGGGCCCTTCTTCTACTATCTGCCCAAG GCTGTCCTGGCTTGCATCAACATCTCCAGCATGCGCCAGATGTTCTTCCAGATGCAGGAACTTCCACAACTATGGCGCATCAGCCGCATGGACTTT GCTGTATGGATGGTCACGTGGGTGGCCGTAGTGATCCTGAGTGTGGACTTGGGCCTGGCCGTGGGCGTGGTCTTCTCCATGATGACTGTGGTCTGCCGCACCCAGAG ggtgcagtgcctggcacttggaCTTGCTGAGGGGACGGAGCTCTACAGGCCACTCGAAGAGAGCCACAAG CTCCTCAAGGTCCCGGGGCTCTGCATCCTGAGATACCCAACACCGCTCTACTTTGGGACCCGCGGACAGTTCCGCCGCATCCTGGAGTGGCACCTGGGGCTTGGAGAAGGACGCAAG GAGACTCCCAAGCTAGATGGCCCACCTGATGCAG TTGCTGAGCCTGTCAGAGTGGTGGTCCTAGACTGCAGTGGTATCACCTTTGCAGATGCTGCTGGAGCCAGAGAGGTGGTACAG CTAGCCAGGCGATGCCGAGATGCTGGGATCCACCTTCTCCTGGCTCAGTGTAATGGTGAGAG CCTCAGTGCTGGGGACACTGACCCAGGCAGGACTCTTGGACAGAGTGACCCCAGAGCAGCTGTTTGTGAGTGTCCAGGACGCAGCTGCTCATGCCCTGGAGAGACTG GAGCCTACAGGTCCAAAGACATGCACAGTGTGGGTCTGACCCGGTCATTTGGAGTGTGGAGGGCCCCGACAATATGTGCGCGAGGAGTCTCCTCACTTCATGTAACTAATAAAACAAAGCTGAGAGCCACTGGGGTTCATGAAGTGAGTCTGGGTGTCCACACGCCGGCCCTCGGTGCCCCTTTCTCcatgcccgcggcattgcagagACACAACTAA
- the LOC125170473 gene encoding solute carrier family 26 member 10-like isoform X2 codes for MSGLPGAGTSPGLGEASDLKFPLGAKFREPLTEARFQRLFGDAEQAPELRAEPRSSRLCRRWRRLASACSGPGAWRLLRARLPPLRWLPHYRWRAWLLGDAVAGVTVGIVHVPQGMAFALLTSVPPVFGLYTSFFPVLIYTLLGTGRHLSTGTFAVLSLMTGSAVERLVPEPLGGNLSGIEREQLDAQRVGSAAALAFGSGALMTLAAVLTALPRSSPAELTISALSLALLVPVKELNVRFRDKLPTPIPGEIVMVLLASVLCFTSSLDTRYNVQIVGLLPGGFPQPHLPDLAELPRILADSLPIALVTFAVSASLASIYADKYSYTIDSNQELLAHGISNLISSLFSCFPNSATLATTSLLVDAGGNTQLAGLFSCIVVLSVLLWLGPFFYYLPKAVLACINISSMRQMFFQMQELPQLWRISRMDFAVWMVTWVAVVILSVDLGLAVGVVFSMMTVVCRTQRVQCLALGLAEGTELYRPLEESHKLLKVPGLCILRYPTPLYFGTRGQFRRILEWHLGLGEGRKETPKLDGPPDAVAEPVRVVVLDCSGITFADAAGAREVVQLARRCRDAGIHLLLAQCNGESLSAGDTDPGRTLGQSDPRAAVCECPGRSCSCPGETGAYRSKDMHSVGLTRSFGVWRAPTICARGVSSLHVTNKTKLRATGVHEVSLGVHTPALGAPFSMPAALQRHN; via the exons ATGAGTGGGCTACCGGGCGCCGGGACCAGCCCAGGCCTGGGAGAGGCCTCCGACCTTAAGTTCCCTCTGGGCGCCAAGTTCAGGGAACCTCTCACCGAGGCTCGGTTCCAGCGGCTCTTCGGAGACGCAGAGCAGGCGCCGGAGCTACGCGCGGAGCCTCGCTCGTCCCGACTGTGCAGACGGTGGAGGCGGTTGGCCAGCGCTTGCTCCGGGCCGGGGGCGTGGCGCCTGCTGCGGGCGCGGCTGCCCCCGCTGCGTTGGCTGCCCCACTACCGCTGGCGGGCCTGGCTGCTCGGGGATGCCGTGGCCGGGGTGACCGTGGGCATCGTGCACGTGCCCCAGG GCATGGCTTTTGCCCTCCTGACCTCAGTGCCTCCAGTGTTCGGACTCTACACTTCTTTCTTCCCTGTCCTCATTTACACCTTGTTGGGGACTGGTAGACACCTGTCCACAG GAACTTTCGCGGTACTCAGCCTCATGACAGGCTCGGCGGTGGAACGGCTGGTGCCCGAACCCCTCGGGGGGAACCTGAGCGGAATCGAAAGGGAACAGTTGGACGCTCAGCGGGTTGGGTCGGCTGCAGCCTTGGCCTTCGGTAGCGGGGCGCTGATG ACGCTGGCCGCTGTGCTGACCGCGCTGCCCCGGAGCAGTCCGGCCGAACTGACCATCTCGGCACTCAGCCTGGCGCTGCTCGTGCCGGTCAAAGAATTGAACGTGAGATTCCGAGACAAGCTACCCACCCCGATCCCGGGGGAAATCGTTATG GTGCTTCTGGCCTCTGTGCTGTGCTTCACCTCTTCCCTGGACACAAGATACAACGTCCAGATTGTGGGGCTGCTGCCTGGGGG ATTTCCCCAACCCCATCTTCCCGACctggctgagctgcccaggaTTCTGGCTGACTCACTGCCCATCGCACTGGTTACTTTTGCTGTGTCCGCCTCCCTGGCCTCCATCTATGCAGACAAGTATAGCTACACTATTGACTCCAACCAG GAGCTCTTGGCACATGGTATCTCCAACCTcatctcctccctcttctcctgctttcccaactctgccactttgGCCACCACCAGCCTACTAGTGGATGCTGGTGGGAACACACAG CTGGCAGGTCTCTTCTCCTGCATAGTTGTCCTGTCAGTGCTGCTGTGGCTGGGGCCCTTCTTCTACTATCTGCCCAAG GCTGTCCTGGCTTGCATCAACATCTCCAGCATGCGCCAGATGTTCTTCCAGATGCAGGAACTTCCACAACTATGGCGCATCAGCCGCATGGACTTT GCTGTATGGATGGTCACGTGGGTGGCCGTAGTGATCCTGAGTGTGGACTTGGGCCTGGCCGTGGGCGTGGTCTTCTCCATGATGACTGTGGTCTGCCGCACCCAGAG ggtgcagtgcctggcacttggaCTTGCTGAGGGGACGGAGCTCTACAGGCCACTCGAAGAGAGCCACAAG CTCCTCAAGGTCCCGGGGCTCTGCATCCTGAGATACCCAACACCGCTCTACTTTGGGACCCGCGGACAGTTCCGCCGCATCCTGGAGTGGCACCTGGGGCTTGGAGAAGGACGCAAG GAGACTCCCAAGCTAGATGGCCCACCTGATGCAG TTGCTGAGCCTGTCAGAGTGGTGGTCCTAGACTGCAGTGGTATCACCTTTGCAGATGCTGCTGGAGCCAGAGAGGTGGTACAG CTAGCCAGGCGATGCCGAGATGCTGGGATCCACCTTCTCCTGGCTCAGTGTAATGGTGAGAG CCTCAGTGCTGGGGACACTGACCCAGGCAGGACTCTTGGACAGAGTGACCCCAGAGCAGCTGTTTGTGAGTGTCCAGGACGCAGCTGCTCATGCCCTGGAGAGACTG GAGCCTACAGGTCCAAAGACATGCACAGTGTGGGTCTGACCCGGTCATTTGGAGTGTGGAGGGCCCCGACAATATGTGCGCGAGGAGTCTCCTCACTTCATGTAACTAATAAAACAAAGCTGAGAGCCACTGGGGTTCATGAAGTGAGTCTGGGTGTCCACACGCCGGCCCTCGGTGCCCCTTTCTCcatgcccgcggcattgcagagACACAACTAA